Genomic window (Acropora muricata isolate sample 2 chromosome 11, ASM3666990v1, whole genome shotgun sequence):
TtggcatttttcttttaaaaaatctACAGCATCATTGCCACTCCTTCTCTTCCTCCTGTCCTTCATGTCGCCTCCATTATCTTTCTGGTTTGTCTGGCTCATCCTTTCCATTGCTTGTTTTCGCATTTCTTCAGCAGTAACTTTATCATTCTCTTTCTTTCTATTGACATCTTCTCTGTTCTCCTCTGCGGCTTTTTCTCTCTCCGTGATCTCTTCCAAGAGAACATCGAGCTCATCCTGTTCAGGAGATATTCCAGATGCCCGTGTTTCTTCCCTTTCGTTCTCTTTGTACCTAGTCTGAAGAAGGGAAAATCTCTCCCTGACTGCTCTCTGTGAGAGATTCTGTTTAAATTTCAGCTGCTGGCAATTCTTCAGAGACTGAGCAATATCAGTCCATATCTTTCCTGCCTCATTGCTACCCTTTTTGTGCTTGTAAGGCTCAAGAGCTAGAATCTCTCTACAGAGCAGGGTATCATGGGCTTTGGTCCAATACATTGAATTCCtattgaaaggaaaaaacaaggTTGCATTGAACAATAGCCAGTTTGCATCCCCTGGGGAATACTCCTATTTACAGTGTACGAATTTTTAAACAGGCGTCACGggctttagaaaaaaaaattaaaaaagaagatGCAAGGCTCGTAAACAGCGAAGAATATTCCTatcagttttgtctttgttgaGCCATGCACAACCCATGCTATGTAAAACCAGCTGTTCATTTGACCTTCACTCATACAAATAACAAATTTCTTGTTTTGCAAATAAAGGAGCAGCTTTTTCCCTTTAAAACGTTTATCGCAGAAGAGAGCATAAAACCCTTTCAATCAGATTGAActttatacaccttattccaaaatgacgGCCACTTTTGTGTTCTTTTGTTTCCTTGCAAATTAGCCCTTATTTCCCTGAAGGGaaaatgttattttgaatttctaaTTTTAAGAGCGAGGCAACAAGGGGTAATTTGAAG
Coding sequences:
- the LOC136891068 gene encoding LOW QUALITY PROTEIN: MAP7 domain-containing protein 2-like (The sequence of the model RefSeq protein was modified relative to this genomic sequence to represent the inferred CDS: inserted 2 bases in 2 codons), with the translated sequence MAAEKKASNSMYWTKAHDTLLCREILALEPYKHKKGSNEAGKIWTDIAQSLKNCQQLKFKQNLSQRAVRERFSLLQTRYKENEREETRASGISPEQDELDVLLEEITEREKAAEENREDVNRKKENDKVTAEEMRKQAMERMSQTNQKDNGGDMKDRRKRRSGNDAVDFLKEKCQREMALREKEIEKKDKANQFQVMVNQQQTLLQAMQQQQXQAQQQSQNLXMIMAQQNQAIMALLEKVIPKH